A genomic region of Catalinimonas niigatensis contains the following coding sequences:
- a CDS encoding DUF1015 domain-containing protein, with the protein MAIIRPLRAWRYNDNLTQNIGEQLSPPFDVVSPNQKKALYRNPFNSIHLSVPSGEHPAEQAAEILKQWKEKEIILQDDVPGMYVYYQYFRLPGEAKEYCRKGFICMIEASFWEEKVVLRHEDTIPGSVNERIQLLEATQFNASPTHGLYTDSEHQLEGLMDQSMENPIYQSEDYQGVRDVLSVIRAEVVIRQFVDLLADKQIILADGHHRYESSLAYRKKSIQSNPHHQGNEGYNFHLMYLSNTESEDLKVLPTHRLITQMPELNVAHLLKLCAQYFVIKSQENSCDIQEVIAGKPWTFGLLLNDECYKLQLRPEVHNQLDWPINTTVKQLDIIILHYFFLEKVLGIKRQEQRSSKHIDYERSFANCLYKVMKQEAQIALITNGVNIEQIKEICYGGHLLPQKSTYFYPKAICGFLFGSINENEF; encoded by the coding sequence ATGGCAATCATCCGTCCTCTTAGAGCTTGGAGATATAATGACAACCTTACTCAAAATATAGGAGAGCAACTATCCCCACCTTTTGATGTAGTTTCGCCCAATCAAAAAAAAGCCCTTTATCGCAATCCTTTCAATAGCATTCATCTTTCAGTGCCATCGGGTGAGCATCCGGCAGAGCAAGCTGCTGAAATATTAAAACAGTGGAAAGAAAAAGAAATCATCCTTCAGGATGATGTTCCTGGAATGTATGTCTACTATCAATATTTTAGATTGCCTGGGGAGGCAAAAGAATACTGTAGGAAGGGATTTATCTGCATGATTGAAGCCTCTTTCTGGGAAGAAAAAGTTGTGCTCAGGCATGAGGATACCATTCCTGGTTCAGTAAATGAGAGAATTCAGTTGCTGGAAGCTACTCAGTTCAATGCCAGTCCTACGCATGGTTTATATACCGATAGTGAGCATCAGCTTGAAGGATTGATGGATCAGAGTATGGAAAATCCTATTTATCAGTCAGAAGATTATCAGGGGGTACGCGATGTATTGAGTGTCATTCGTGCTGAAGTTGTGATTCGGCAGTTTGTGGATTTACTTGCGGATAAACAAATTATTCTGGCTGATGGTCATCATCGCTATGAAAGTTCGCTGGCTTATCGCAAGAAGAGCATACAATCAAATCCTCATCATCAGGGAAATGAAGGATATAATTTCCACCTGATGTACCTCAGCAATACGGAGTCAGAAGACTTAAAGGTATTGCCTACACATCGGCTGATTACTCAGATGCCTGAACTAAATGTAGCTCATTTGCTGAAATTATGCGCTCAATACTTTGTAATCAAATCTCAGGAGAATAGCTGTGACATTCAGGAAGTTATTGCCGGTAAGCCCTGGACTTTTGGCTTATTATTGAATGATGAGTGTTATAAGCTTCAACTTAGACCTGAAGTACATAATCAGTTGGATTGGCCGATCAATACTACCGTGAAACAGCTTGACATTATTATACTGCATTATTTCTTTCTGGAAAAAGTGCTGGGCATTAAGCGACAGGAGCAACGGAGTTCTAAGCATATTGATTACGAACGTAGCTTTGCAAATTGCTTATACAAAGTTATGAAACAGGAAGCCCAAATAGCATTAATCACCAATGGTGTTAATATAGAGCAGATTAAGGAAATTTGTTATGGAGGACATTTGCTTCCTCAAAAATCTACTTACTTTTATCCTAAAGCAATCTGTGGATTTTTGTTTGGTTCAATCAATGAAAATGAATTTTAA
- a CDS encoding Maf family nucleotide pyrophosphatase, with protein MNFKLILASNSPRRQQLLKELELDFQVRTIEVDEQYPDDLAADKVAEYLAIKKGKAYQMVMKQDELIITADTTVVIGPTVLNKPADAEEAYKMLRQLSGTIHQVITGVCITLPDQQQSFRELTKVTFRELEDKEIKHYVNHYHPFDKAGAYAIQEWIGMVGIEHIDGSYFNVVGLPVEKLYSRLKEINKAMGSH; from the coding sequence ATGAATTTTAAATTAATACTGGCATCTAATTCTCCTCGCAGACAGCAACTACTCAAGGAACTTGAATTGGATTTTCAGGTACGCACGATTGAGGTAGATGAGCAATATCCTGATGATCTTGCAGCAGATAAAGTAGCAGAGTACTTGGCAATTAAGAAAGGAAAAGCTTACCAAATGGTAATGAAGCAGGACGAGCTCATCATTACTGCTGATACTACAGTAGTGATTGGTCCTACTGTTCTTAATAAACCTGCCGATGCAGAAGAGGCTTATAAAATGTTGAGACAACTCTCTGGCACTATCCATCAGGTAATCACCGGGGTCTGTATTACTTTGCCTGATCAACAGCAAAGCTTTAGAGAGCTTACAAAAGTTACTTTCAGGGAATTAGAGGATAAGGAGATAAAACACTATGTCAACCATTACCATCCATTTGACAAAGCTGGCGCATATGCCATTCAGGAATGGATAGGCATGGTTGGCATAGAACATATTGATGGTTCTTACTTCAATGTGGTTGGTTTACCGGTAGAAAAGCTATATAGTAGGCTCAAAGAAATTAATAAAGCAATGGGTTCTCATTGA
- a CDS encoding RNA polymerase sigma factor: MKDDHTLVRRILEGDHTAFRELVKAYEKLVFHMVNRLVDRKEDREDLCQEIFLKVYRNLPKFKFQSQLSTWIASIAYRTTINHLRKHKKYQETDLDEVSFSLDDIHLNADYRIDRQHIHQHIHQMIRQLPIQYRTVLTLYHLEEMSYAEIGEISEMPEGTVKNYLFRARKLLKEKLEMMFKKEELL, translated from the coding sequence ATGAAGGATGATCATACATTAGTCAGAAGGATACTTGAGGGAGACCATACTGCTTTTCGTGAGCTTGTTAAAGCTTATGAAAAACTGGTCTTTCATATGGTCAACCGGCTGGTGGATAGGAAAGAAGATCGGGAAGATTTGTGTCAGGAAATTTTTCTTAAGGTATATAGGAATCTCCCCAAATTTAAGTTTCAGTCGCAGCTTTCTACCTGGATCGCCAGTATAGCATACCGGACAACGATCAATCACCTAAGAAAGCATAAAAAATATCAGGAAACAGATCTGGATGAGGTATCGTTTAGCTTAGATGATATACATTTGAATGCTGATTATCGTATAGATCGGCAGCATATTCATCAACATATACATCAAATGATCAGGCAACTCCCTATTCAGTACAGGACGGTCCTTACGCTCTATCATCTGGAAGAGATGTCATATGCAGAAATAGGAGAAATAAGTGAAATGCCGGAAGGAACAGTTAAAAATTATCTTTTCAGGGCCCGGAAACTATTGAAAGAGAAGTTGGAAATGATGTTTAAAAAAGAAGAACTCTTATGA
- a CDS encoding DUF6249 domain-containing protein, whose protein sequence is MEYIGPAIIIGTIFFGIVSIIKTISEHFLRRKMIDNNNLDEQTVHALKLENNPYASLKWGMVAFFGGMGLILLEFIPYEYDSPLPFGIEAVMISLGFLVYYFFVQKKLERV, encoded by the coding sequence ATGGAATACATTGGACCCGCAATTATTATTGGAACCATCTTCTTCGGAATTGTAAGTATTATCAAAACCATCAGTGAACATTTTTTGAGGCGAAAAATGATTGATAATAATAACCTGGATGAACAAACAGTGCATGCCCTCAAGTTAGAAAATAATCCTTATGCTTCTCTCAAATGGGGTATGGTCGCTTTTTTTGGAGGCATGGGTTTAATCTTATTGGAATTCATTCCTTATGAGTACGACTCTCCTCTTCCTTTTGGAATTGAAGCGGTAATGATTTCTTTAGGTTTTCTTGTCTATTATTTCTTCGTACAAAAGAAGTTAGAACGCGTTTAA
- a CDS encoding response regulator — translation MTRVLVIDDDEINNFTVDAILSRTDFVHEYEIKDSGWNALEYLQKAEETQSYPDLIFVDINMPEMDGYEFLERYEHKFWNKHSSTRVYMLSSSISEADKEKALSYRCIYEYITKPLNRVKLSKIILE, via the coding sequence ATGACACGAGTACTGGTTATAGACGATGATGAAATCAACAACTTTACAGTAGATGCTATTTTGAGCAGGACTGACTTTGTGCATGAATATGAAATCAAAGACAGTGGCTGGAATGCCCTGGAATATTTACAGAAGGCAGAAGAAACCCAGTCTTACCCTGATCTTATCTTTGTAGATATCAATATGCCCGAAATGGACGGTTATGAGTTTCTGGAAAGATACGAGCATAAGTTCTGGAATAAGCATAGCAGTACGCGGGTTTACATGCTAAGTAGTTCGATAAGTGAAGCTGATAAGGAGAAGGCATTGAGCTATCGCTGTATTTACGAATATATTACCAAGCCATTGAATCGTGTTAAGCTTTCAAAAATAATTTTGGAGTAG